The proteins below come from a single Sorghum bicolor cultivar BTx623 chromosome 4, Sorghum_bicolor_NCBIv3, whole genome shotgun sequence genomic window:
- the LOC8080393 gene encoding subtilisin-like protease SBT3.10, giving the protein MCHRLLPIATDSIVQKLPPTRRRPLPIASNTIAQKLPPPNSWTPTDKWELLNGFSRKVCAEDAQISQGRRCLKLSREAWMLAVRVEKPTLLDLSVVKRAALLLVLWLPLPAVASSKVYIVYMGEKKHDDHRSMVTASHHDVLASVLGSKEAALKSIVYSYKHGFSGFAAMLTEAQAEELSSLDGVVFVKPDALYEMQTTRSWDVVLGAISDQSSATLQQKAKFGQDIIVGVVDSGIWPESQSFKNTYDIYGPVFRNVSYYGSGLAAGVARGGAPRARLAVYKACWGATVWCGGAALLAAIDDATNDGVDVLSLSLGGFQEFAGTLHAVARGVPVVFAGMNRGPAPQTVRNTAPWLITVAASMIDRSFPTKVVLGNNEELVGQSRYVDAMTNTSEFINLVPGFRCDNASLASVNATGKVVLCYAPEDVNINPPRQGFLNAISNVKEVGARGLIFAGYSSNVLDRADNCNGIMPCVLVDFEIANRIAFYMINTRTPVVRISPATTVVGDWVLSPRIASFSSRGPSVEYPAILKPDIAAPGVSILAAVRDSYDFMSGTSMACPHVSAVVALLKSVHPDWSPAMIKSAIVTTASTTDRFGMPIVAEGLPRKPADPFDMGGGHIDPDRAADPGLVYDVDPAEYTRFFRCTLDAKDDCSSYMGRLYQLNLPSIAVPNLAGSVTVSRTVTNVGPAEATYRVAVEAPAGVDVSVDPAVMTFAVDGSRNATFVVTFTARQMVEGVYTFGSLAWSDDGGGHSVRIPIAVRSVIQDYVADVS; this is encoded by the exons ATGTGCCACCGTCTGCTGCCGATCGCGACCGACTCCATCGTGCAGAAACTCCCTCCCACGCGCCGCCGTCCACTGCCGATCGCGAGCAACACCATCGCGCAGAAACTCCCTCCACCC AATTCATGGACTCCTACAGATAAGTGGGAGCTGCTGAATGGCTTTTCGAGGAAAGTCTGCGCTGAAGATGCCCAGATATCCCAGGGACGACGGTGCCTAAAGCTTTCCAGGGAGGCGTGGATGCTGGCTGTCCGGGTGGAGAAACCTACGCTGCTAGATCTATCTGTTGTGAAGAGGGCCGCG CTGCTCCTAGTGCTATGGCTGCCGCTTCCAGCTGTTGCCTCCAGCAAG GTCTATATTGTATACATGGGTGAGAAGAAACACGATGATCATCGCTCCATGGTCACCGCATCACACCACGACGTGCTTGCATCTGTTCTTGGAAG TAAGGAGGCGGCCTTGAAGTCCATAGTATACAGCTACAAGCACGGCTTCTCTGGATTCGCAGCGATGCTCACCGAAGCCCAAGCTGAAGAACTctcaa GCTTGGATGGAGTCGTCTTCGTGAAGCCTGACGCTTTGTACGAGATGCAGACGACCCGGAGCTGGGACGTCGTTCTTGGTGCTATCAGCGATCAATCATCAGCTACCCTCCAGCAGAAAGCCAAATTCGGCCAAGATATCATCGTCGGCGTGGTCGATTCAG GCATCTGGCCTGAATCACAAAGCTTCAAAAA TACGTATGATATATACGGCCCCGTGTTCCGCAACGTGAGCTACTACGGCAGCGGGCTCGCCGCCGGGGTGGCGCGCGGCGGCGCGCCCCGCGCCCGGCTGGCCGTCTACAAGGCGTGCTGGGGCGCGACGGTCTGGTGCGGCGGCGCCGCGCTCCTGGCGGCCATAGACGACGCCACCAACGACGGCGTCGACGTGCTGTCGCTCTCGCTGGGGGGGTTCCAGGAGTTCGCCGGCACGCTGCACGCCGTGGCGAGGGGCGTCCCGGTGGTGTTCGCGGGCATGAACCGCGGCCCCGCGCCGCAGACGGTGCGGAACACGGCGCCGTGGCTCATCACGGTGGCCGCTAGCATGATCGACCGGTCGTTCCCGACAAAGGTGGTCCTCGGGAACAACGAAGAGCTGGTG GGGCAGTCTCGTTACGTGGATGCAATGACGAACACAAGTGAGTTCatcaatcttgttcctgggttTAG ATGCGACAATGCGTCGCTTGCGTCCGTGAACGCCACCGGCAAGGTGGTGCTGTGCTACGCACCGGAGGACGTGAACATCAATCCTCCAAGGCAAGGCTTCCTCAATGCTATCAGCAACGTGAAAGAAGTCGGCGCCAGGGGGCTCATCTTCGCGGGCTACTCTTCCAATGTGCTTGACAGAGCAGACAACTGCAACGGCATCATGCCCTGCGTGCTTGTCGACTTCGAGATCGCAAACCGGATCGCCTTTTATATGATCAACACAAG GACGCCGGTGGTGAGaatttcgccggcgacgaccgTGGTCGGCGACTGGGTGCTGTCACCGAGGATCGCCTCCTTCTCGTCGAGGGGACCGAGCGTTGAGTATCCTGCCATACTCAAG CCTGACATCGCCGCACCCGGTGTGAGCATCTTGGCTGCAGTGCGAGACTCGTACGATTTCATGTCCGGGACATCCATGGCCTGCCCACACGTCTCAGCCGTGGTCGCGCTGCTCAAGTCGGTTCACCCCGACTGGTCGCCGGCCATGATCAAGTCTGCCATTGTCACCACAG CGTCGACGACGGATCGCTTCGGCATGCCGATCGTAGCCGAGGGACTCCCCAGGAAGCCGGCAGACCCGTTCGACATGGGCGGCGGCCACATCGACCCCGACAGAGCTGCCGACCCTGGCTTGGTGTACGACGTAGACCCAGCCGAGTACACCAGATTCTTCCGCTGCACGCTCGATGCCAAGGACGACTGCTCGTCCTACATGGGGCGGCTGTACCAGCTCAACCTGCCCTCCATCGCCGTGCCGAACCTCGCGGGCTCCGTCACGGTGTCGCGCACGGTCACCAATGTCGGGCCGGCTGAGGCGACGTACCGAGTGGCCGTCGAAGCTCCCGCCGGGGTGGACGTGTCCGTCGACCCGGCGGTCATGACCTTCGCCGTGGATGGTAGCAGGAACGCAACCTTCGTGGTGACGTTCACGGCGAGGCAGATGGTGGAAGGCGTCTACACGTTTGGGAGCCTAGCATGGTCGGATGACGGCGGGGGTCATTCGGTTCGGATTCCAATCGCTGTTCGCTCTGTGATCCAAGATTATGTCGCAGATGTATCCTAA